In Mycobacterium sp. Aquia_216, a genomic segment contains:
- a CDS encoding MMPL/RND family transporter, with protein sequence MTTEPMSTETPPAPARKPRFARVLRKLSVLTILGWVALTLLVTFAVPSLERVGREHSVPLAPQDAPAVQAMMRMGKVFKESDSDSFVMLVLEGQHELGDDAHKYYDKLVRELRADTKHVEHVQDLWGDRLTAAGAQSADSKAVYVQMNLAGNQGTTQGQDSLASVRDILARTPPPPGIKAYVTGPSALFSDMQQAGDRSILKMTAVGAAIIFVVLLFVYRSIITVILLLITVGIEVLAARGIVAFLGDHSLLQLSTFAVNLLVALAMAAGTDYGIFFFGRYQEARQAGEDRELAFYTTFRGVVPVVLGSGLTIAGAMLCLSFTRMPIFQTMGAPCALGMVVSVVIALTLVPAVITVGSGVGLLDPTRAIRFGRWRRIGTAIVRWPAPILIATVAVALVGLVTLPGYQTSYNNRLYMPDDIPANVGYAAADRHFSQARMMPEIVMIEADHDMRNPADFITLHRLARGIFKVPGIARVQGITRPEGTPIEHTSIPFMLSMQNAAQSQNVKYLNARMDDMLQQVAMIDIQLASMRRLYELQKELTALTHESIVKTGEMTQILYELRNHFADFEDFLRPIKSYFYWEKHCFDIPICWSLRSIFDTLDGVDELSDKLGDLLVDLHKMDVLLPKLLEQYPQMIATMEFFKKTTLTMHSTMSGIIGQVNVDSKDANTLGQAYDNSKNDDSFYLPPEIFKNADFQKAMTQFLSPDGKAARFIISHKGDPASPESVDRVDKIRTAAEEALKTTPLEDAKIYIAGTASTFKDFKDGSKFDLLIAGIGALCLIFTIMLIITRSFVAALVIVGTVALSLGSSFGLSVLIWQYILGIKLYWMVLPMSVIVLLAVGSDYNLLLVSRMKEELSAGINTGIIRAMGGTGKVVTNAGLVFAFTMASMASSDLRIIGQVGTTIGLGLLFDTLVVRSFMTPSIATMLGRWFWWPQAVRPRPASQMLRPEGSRPLVRALLGEERPGEAPTAEIPRQSV encoded by the coding sequence ATGACCACGGAACCTATGAGTACGGAAACTCCCCCGGCCCCCGCCCGGAAACCGCGCTTTGCCAGGGTGCTTCGTAAGTTGTCGGTGTTGACCATTTTGGGCTGGGTGGCACTCACGCTGCTGGTGACATTCGCCGTTCCCTCGCTAGAGCGCGTAGGCCGGGAACACTCCGTGCCGTTGGCTCCTCAAGACGCGCCAGCGGTGCAGGCGATGATGCGGATGGGCAAGGTCTTCAAAGAGTCCGATTCGGATAGCTTTGTGATGCTCGTGCTCGAGGGCCAACACGAGCTTGGGGACGACGCCCACAAGTACTACGACAAATTGGTTCGCGAGTTACGAGCCGACACGAAACATGTTGAGCACGTACAGGATCTGTGGGGAGATCGACTCACCGCTGCCGGCGCGCAAAGTGCCGATAGTAAGGCCGTATACGTTCAAATGAACCTGGCCGGAAACCAGGGCACGACGCAGGGCCAGGACTCCCTTGCCTCCGTTCGGGATATTCTCGCGCGGACACCCCCACCTCCCGGGATCAAGGCCTACGTCACCGGTCCATCGGCGCTGTTTTCCGACATGCAACAGGCCGGCGATAGATCCATTCTGAAAATGACAGCGGTAGGTGCCGCGATTATTTTCGTGGTGCTGCTTTTCGTCTACCGATCGATCATCACCGTGATTCTGCTGTTGATCACAGTCGGGATCGAAGTACTCGCGGCTCGGGGAATCGTCGCCTTTCTCGGTGATCACAGCCTTCTGCAATTGTCGACGTTCGCCGTCAACTTGCTGGTAGCCCTCGCGATGGCGGCGGGAACCGACTATGGGATCTTTTTCTTCGGCCGATATCAGGAGGCGCGCCAGGCCGGTGAGGACCGGGAATTGGCCTTCTACACCACTTTTCGCGGTGTCGTTCCCGTTGTCCTGGGTTCCGGTCTGACGATCGCCGGGGCGATGTTGTGCCTGAGCTTTACCCGGATGCCCATCTTCCAGACCATGGGCGCGCCCTGCGCGTTGGGCATGGTCGTTTCCGTCGTGATCGCTCTGACGCTGGTGCCCGCGGTAATCACTGTCGGAAGCGGCGTTGGACTGCTCGACCCCACACGGGCGATCCGCTTCGGCCGCTGGCGCCGGATCGGCACTGCGATTGTGCGCTGGCCCGCGCCCATTCTGATCGCGACGGTCGCCGTGGCGCTGGTCGGTTTGGTGACGCTGCCTGGCTACCAGACGAGCTACAACAACCGGCTCTATATGCCTGACGATATTCCCGCGAACGTAGGGTATGCGGCCGCTGACCGACATTTCTCTCAGGCCCGGATGATGCCTGAAATCGTGATGATTGAAGCCGATCATGATATGCGCAATCCGGCTGATTTCATCACCCTGCACCGACTGGCCAGAGGAATATTCAAGGTCCCCGGGATTGCTCGGGTTCAGGGCATTACTCGGCCCGAGGGAACGCCGATCGAACACACCTCGATCCCGTTCATGCTCAGCATGCAAAACGCGGCTCAGTCACAAAACGTGAAGTATCTGAATGCACGTATGGACGATATGCTCCAGCAGGTCGCCATGATCGACATCCAGCTCGCCTCGATGAGACGCCTCTACGAATTGCAGAAAGAGCTCACCGCTCTTACGCACGAATCGATCGTCAAGACCGGCGAAATGACGCAGATCTTGTACGAGTTGAGAAATCACTTCGCGGATTTTGAGGACTTCCTCAGGCCGATCAAGAGCTACTTCTACTGGGAAAAACACTGCTTCGATATCCCGATATGCTGGTCCCTGCGGTCAATATTTGACACGCTCGACGGCGTCGACGAACTCAGCGACAAACTCGGCGACCTTCTCGTGGACCTGCACAAGATGGATGTGCTGCTGCCGAAGCTACTTGAGCAGTATCCGCAGATGATTGCAACCATGGAGTTCTTCAAGAAGACGACGCTGACGATGCACAGCACGATGTCCGGGATCATCGGCCAGGTGAATGTCGACAGCAAGGACGCCAACACGCTGGGTCAGGCGTACGACAACTCCAAGAACGACGACTCGTTCTATCTGCCGCCGGAGATTTTCAAGAACGCGGACTTCCAGAAAGCGATGACTCAATTCTTGTCGCCCGACGGCAAGGCGGCCCGGTTCATCATCTCCCACAAGGGTGACCCGGCGTCGCCCGAAAGCGTGGACCGCGTCGACAAGATACGGACGGCGGCCGAAGAGGCGCTCAAGACGACACCGCTGGAAGACGCCAAGATCTATATCGCCGGAACCGCATCGACCTTCAAGGACTTCAAAGACGGATCCAAATTCGATCTATTGATCGCGGGAATTGGCGCGCTCTGTCTTATCTTCACCATCATGCTCATCATCACGCGCAGTTTTGTGGCCGCTCTGGTGATCGTGGGTACGGTCGCTCTATCGTTGGGCTCGTCGTTCGGTCTTTCGGTGCTGATCTGGCAGTACATCCTGGGCATCAAGTTGTACTGGATGGTGCTTCCCATGTCCGTGATCGTCCTTTTGGCGGTGGGGTCTGACTACAACTTGCTGCTGGTGTCCCGGATGAAAGAGGAATTAAGCGCGGGTATCAACACCGGCATCATTCGCGCAATGGGTGGTACCGGTAAGGTCGTGACGAACGCGGGTCTGGTGTTCGCCTTCACCATGGCTTCGATGGCCTCCAGCGACTTGCGGATCATTGGTCAGGTCGGTACCACTATCGGCCTGGGCCTGTTGTTCGACACTCTGGTCGTACGCTCGTTCATGACTCCGTCGATCGCCACAATGCTTGGGCGTTGGTTCTGGTGGCCGCAAGCGGTTCGCCCGCGCCCGGCCAGTCAAATGCTGCGGCCAGAAGGTTCGCGTCCGCTGGTACGCGCGTTGCTAGGCGAGGAGCGTCCCGGCGAGGCGCCCACCGCCGAGATCCCACGGCAATCCGTCTAG
- a CDS encoding ABC transporter permease, translating to MSALAALTERSMTGAVRDGGLVFEMLSPVGYLAGFGVALHGLVDTGRISYTQYLVPAVVVQSVVFVALVTADRAARDRLTAVGERIAALPIPAVYPVAARIAATLMRATLALSVALIAGYAFGFRMTGGLGYALAFVLIALLLCLAVALGADALGSASTSLEAVTPLLFVPQVLLFMLSTGIAPERTFPGWLRPYVRNQPVSQVAETLRGLASGHVILGNLAASLAWCAGMMLVFGTITLRMQRRAR from the coding sequence ATGAGTGCCCTGGCCGCCCTCACCGAACGTTCGATGACAGGTGCGGTACGCGACGGCGGGCTTGTCTTCGAGATGCTTTCTCCCGTCGGGTATTTGGCCGGTTTCGGGGTAGCGCTGCACGGTCTGGTCGATACCGGGCGCATCAGCTATACGCAGTATCTGGTGCCTGCGGTGGTGGTCCAATCCGTCGTGTTCGTCGCGTTGGTCACCGCCGACCGTGCGGCCCGCGACCGGCTGACCGCGGTGGGCGAGCGGATTGCGGCACTACCGATCCCCGCGGTGTACCCCGTGGCAGCCCGCATAGCGGCGACCCTGATGCGGGCCACGCTTGCCCTCTCGGTTGCGCTGATCGCCGGCTACGCCTTCGGATTCCGGATGACCGGCGGCCTCGGATATGCGCTGGCCTTCGTGCTTATCGCATTGCTGTTGTGCCTGGCTGTGGCGCTGGGTGCCGACGCGCTGGGATCGGCATCGACCAGTCTTGAGGCGGTCACTCCCCTACTGTTCGTCCCGCAGGTGCTGCTGTTCATGCTGTCTACCGGAATCGCTCCCGAGAGAACCTTTCCGGGCTGGTTACGCCCATACGTGCGCAACCAGCCGGTGTCCCAGGTCGCCGAAACGTTGCGCGGCCTGGCGAGCGGGCACGTGATTCTCGGGAACCTCGCCGCCAGTCTCGCGTGGTGTGCCGGGATGATGCTCGTCTTCGGCACAATCACATTGCGGATGCAGAGGCGGGCCAGATGA
- a CDS encoding ATP-binding cassette domain-containing protein, whose translation MSPLAIEVDGLTKTFGEGTHALRGVSFSVPAGTVCGVLGHNGAGKTTTINILSTLIRPSSGHAVVNGYDIVRQPAEVRSSIGIAGQFSAMDPLLNGRENLVLFGRLRGLSRRQAKARADELIERFDLVDAADRRASTYSGGMRRRVDLAIALVVLPKVLFLDEPTTGLDPRSRRTLYTLVSSMTRQGITVLLTTQNLEEADLLSDSVVVIDQGQVIANGTAEELKRRAGAGYCQVTPTNPADLGQVATALTGLQGVDVDADANSVSVMAPDGVATLSEVFRRVDALGIELTDISLRKPSLDEAFIHLTERTVTQS comes from the coding sequence GTGAGCCCGCTTGCGATAGAAGTTGATGGCCTTACGAAGACATTCGGGGAGGGCACACACGCGCTGCGCGGGGTGAGCTTCTCGGTTCCGGCCGGGACGGTTTGCGGCGTGCTCGGCCACAATGGCGCCGGTAAGACCACCACCATCAACATCTTGTCCACGCTGATCCGCCCCAGTTCGGGCCACGCTGTCGTCAACGGATACGACATCGTGCGCCAGCCCGCGGAAGTACGTTCCAGCATCGGGATCGCGGGACAGTTCAGCGCGATGGACCCCCTGCTCAACGGGCGGGAGAACCTGGTGTTGTTCGGTAGGTTGCGCGGACTGAGCCGGCGGCAGGCAAAGGCTCGTGCCGACGAGCTGATCGAACGGTTCGACCTCGTTGATGCTGCCGACCGGCGCGCATCCACCTACTCCGGAGGCATGCGGCGCCGCGTCGATCTCGCTATCGCCCTGGTGGTGTTGCCGAAGGTGCTCTTCCTCGACGAACCGACCACCGGACTGGACCCGCGCAGCCGCCGCACCCTGTACACCCTCGTGAGTTCGATGACCCGACAGGGCATTACGGTGCTGCTGACCACACAGAACCTGGAAGAAGCCGATCTGCTGAGCGACTCAGTCGTCGTCATCGACCAGGGACAGGTGATCGCCAACGGCACCGCCGAGGAACTCAAGCGCAGGGCGGGTGCCGGCTACTGCCAGGTCACTCCGACGAATCCGGCCGACTTGGGTCAGGTCGCAACCGCGCTGACGGGACTGCAAGGCGTCGATGTCGACGCCGACGCCAATTCGGTCTCGGTGATGGCCCCCGACGGAGTGGCAACGCTGAGCGAGGTCTTTCGCCGCGTCGATGCGCTCGGCATCGAACTCACCGACATCTCGCTGCGCAAGCCCTCCCTGGACGAAGCGTTCATCCATCTCACCGAACGAACCGTCACTCAGTCATGA